CAGCAACGCGTCATCCGCAGCCCCGTCAATATCGCCATCTGCTACAACATATAGCTCGGTGCGATTACAGGTCGACAGTATCGCCAGCTCGGCAACACCCTGCTGACCGAGTGCAGCCCCTAACGCCGCCCCCATCTGCTCAGGCACGAATGCCACGCGCTCGCGCAATTCGACAGAGGCCGAATTATGATTGATGCCGATCACTAGCAGATTCATGAAACCCCGGGCCGCTTGCCGCCCCTCAAATAGGACTCGTCAAAAATAGCGAGCAATTCTAGCAAGATGACGCTGAAATGTGGATTTTATTCCTACTCTCCCGGCACTTTCGCTAAATTTAGCATCCAATACTGTACAAAAACCGGGGCGCGATTTATCACCGCCAGGCATACCACTTAGAGGCCTGCCTAGCTTGCTCAAGCCGTGCTACCATGCCCCTTTCATCCTGAGTCGTGACACACCAATGCGCTTTGCTTTTATCACTATTCCCGCAGGCCTGCTGTTTTTGGCCGCCTGCAGCGCCATAAGCCCCGCACCTGAAAGCGAAGAGGGCGTTCAAGCCTCACCTCAGCCCGCTCAAGAAAAAAGCGTAACCCGGCCATTTCCAGAAGACACCTTTATCGACTTACTGGTGGCCGAGTTTTCCATGCGACGCCTCGATTTTGAAACCGCACTGGACAACTACGCTTACCAAGCCAAGCAAACCAATGACAAAGGCGTCGTCTCTACCGCCGCCCGACTGGCTCAATACCTTGACCGCGAAGACGAAGCACTCAATCTAGCTCAACAATGGGTAGCGTTAGAACCCGACAATGCCGAAGCCTTGTTTGCACTCTCTTCCGCTCTCACTAAAAATGCCCAACCTGTCGCCGCGCTAAACTATATGCGCCGGGTACTGGACCAAGGTGGCGAAGCCAATTTTGCCGCACTGGCAGCCAGCGCCTTATCGCTACCGGAAGACGAACAACAAACGTTTATTACGCAAATAGACGCGCTCCGCAAAGAGCATCCCAACGATGCCTCTCTTAAAATTGCCAAATCACTACTACTGCAATACCAAGAAGAGGAAGAGCAGGCACTCAGTCTCATTCGCGAAGTGCTGGACGAAGAACCCGATAACGCCCACGCCTTGCTGATTGAAACCCGCACCCTCGCACAAATGGGCAACACCGAAGAAGCCCAAGAACGCCTGCGCTACGCCGTCGACCAAAACCCGGCAAACAAACGGCTCCGCCACGACCTGGCCCGAAGCCTAGTTAACAACAAACTCTATGAAGCAAAAGCGCAATACCAGGTTCTGGTCAAACAAAACCCCAACGACGACGACCTGCTACTGGAGCTAATGCTAATCAACCGTGAGCTGGACAACACCACAGAAGCAGCCAGCCAACTCGAAGAGCTACAAGACAACACCCGCAACAGCAGCCGTGTAAATTATATTCTCGGCAGAATCGCCGAAGAAGAGCAACAATGGTTAAACGCCATCAAGCACTACCAGCAAGCCACCGGGCCACGGGAGTTTGACCTGGCCATTCGTCGCATCGCGGCAATCAGCATGGCCACTGAAGGCAACGACAACGCCCTAAATAGAATGGCGTCGCTACGGCAGGAACATCCCCAAAAAGCCGAAGACCTCTACCTCCTATCAGCCGAAATCTTACGCAAGTCAGCTCAATTTCAAGAGGGTTTTGCCTTACTAAGTACGGCGATTAACCAACACCCAAATAATGTCGATCTTCGCTATAGCCGCTCATTGTTTGCTGAAAATCTCGGCAAAATTGATATTGTCGAACAGGATTTGCTCAAAATCATTAGCGACGACCCTGACAATGCCGCCGCACTCAACGCCCTGGGCTACACACTCGCCAACCGCACTGATCGCCTGGATGAAGCCGAGGCATTCATAAAAAAGGCCATTGACCTTAAGCCCGATGACGCCGCCATCATCGATAGCTACGGCTGGGTACTTTTTCTAAAGGGCGAGGTTGAGGATGCCGTTGTCATCCTTGAGCGCGCCTTCGCCAAAAGCCAAGACCACGAAATTGCAGCCCATTTTGGCGAAGCCCTATGGCACAGCGGCAAAGAAGCCGAAGCAAAAGAAGTCTTTAAACGCGGCTTGGAAAACACGCCCAACAGCAGCATTATCATGGACACCCTACAGCG
The DNA window shown above is from Spongiibacter sp. IMCC21906 and carries:
- a CDS encoding tetratricopeptide repeat protein; protein product: MRFAFITIPAGLLFLAACSAISPAPESEEGVQASPQPAQEKSVTRPFPEDTFIDLLVAEFSMRRLDFETALDNYAYQAKQTNDKGVVSTAARLAQYLDREDEALNLAQQWVALEPDNAEALFALSSALTKNAQPVAALNYMRRVLDQGGEANFAALAASALSLPEDEQQTFITQIDALRKEHPNDASLKIAKSLLLQYQEEEEQALSLIREVLDEEPDNAHALLIETRTLAQMGNTEEAQERLRYAVDQNPANKRLRHDLARSLVNNKLYEAKAQYQVLVKQNPNDDDLLLELMLINRELDNTTEAASQLEELQDNTRNSSRVNYILGRIAEEEQQWLNAIKHYQQATGPREFDLAIRRIAAISMATEGNDNALNRMASLRQEHPQKAEDLYLLSAEILRKSAQFQEGFALLSTAINQHPNNVDLRYSRSLFAENLGKIDIVEQDLLKIISDDPDNAAALNALGYTLANRTDRLDEAEAFIKKAIDLKPDDAAIIDSYGWVLFLKGEVEDAVVILERAFAKSQDHEIAAHFGEALWHSGKEAEAKEVFKRGLENTPNSSIIMDTLQRLQLLNEE